In Halichondria panicea chromosome 17, odHalPani1.1, whole genome shotgun sequence, a single window of DNA contains:
- the LOC135351439 gene encoding cytosolic Fe-S cluster assembly factor nubp1-A-like isoform X1, with protein MSDKPEDAPESCPGTQSDQAGNADACQGCPNKGVCSTLPKGPDPAIEDVKARMALVKHKILVLSGKGGVGKSTFTAHLAYGLAADENRQVGVLDIDICGPSIPKVMGVEGEQVHQSGSGWSPVYVDDNLCVMSVGFLLSSPDEAVIWRGPKKNGMIKQFLRDVDWGEVDYLIVDTPPGTSDEHLSIVQYLSSTHVDGAVVITTPQEVSLMDVRKELNFCKKVGLPVIGVVENMSGFVCPKCKHESQIFPPTTGGAIKMAADMGVPFLGKLPLDPRIGWCCDRGKSFLSEVPDSPAATAYQEIIQKIIDACTGSSPTTSSDRTVDVER; from the exons ATGTCTGATAAGCCTGAGGATGCTCCTGAAA GTTGTCCCGGCACCCAGAGTGACCAAGCAGGCAATGCGGACGCCTGTCAAGGCTGTCCTAACAAGGGCGTGTGTTCCACCCTCCCCAAAGGCCCAGATCCAG CCATTGAGGACGTGAAGGCTCGCATGGCGTTGGTGAAGCATAAGATCCTGGTGCTGTCAGGGAAGGGCGGAGTAGGCAAGAGCACCTTCACTGCTCACCTTGCTTACGGTCTGGCCGCTGATGAGAACCgacag GTTGGTGTGTTGGACATAGACATATGCGGGCCGTCCATCCCCAAGGTGATGGGAGTGGAAGGGGAGCAGGTGCATCAGAGCGGGTCAGGATGGTCCcctgtg TATGTTGATGATAACCTGTGTGTGATGTCAGTGGGGTTTCTCCTCTCAAGCCCTGATGAAGCTGTCATATGGAGAGGACCTAAAAAAAATG GTATGATAAAGCAGTTTCTGAGAGATGTTGACTGGGGGGAGGTGGACTATCTCATAGTGGACACACCCCCTGGGACGTCAGACGAGCACCTGTCGATCGTCCAATACCTGAGCAGTACACACGTCGATGGGGCTGTTGTTATAACAACGCCACAAGAGGTGTCACTGATGGATGTAAGGAAAGAATTAAACTTTTGTAAAAAAGTGGGTCTGCCTGTGATTGGAGTTGTGGAGAATATGAGTGGTTTCGTGTGCCCCAAGTGCAAA CACGAGTCTCAGATATTCCCTCCAACAACGGGGGGTGCAATCAAGATGGCGGCTGATATGGGTGTGCCCTTCCTCGGCAAATTACCCCTCGATCCTCGGATTGGCTGGTGTTGTGATCGGGGCAAGTCCTTCCTGAGTGAAGTACCAGACTCTCCAGCAGCTACGGCCTACCAGGAGATCATTCAGA AGATCATTGACGCTTGTACTGGAAGTTCTCCCACAACAAGCTCAGATAGAACTGTGGATGTTGAAAGATAA
- the LOC135351439 gene encoding cytosolic Fe-S cluster assembly factor nubp1-like isoform X2, with protein MALVKHKILVLSGKGGVGKSTFTAHLAYGLAADENRQVGVLDIDICGPSIPKVMGVEGEQVHQSGSGWSPVYVDDNLCVMSVGFLLSSPDEAVIWRGPKKNGMIKQFLRDVDWGEVDYLIVDTPPGTSDEHLSIVQYLSSTHVDGAVVITTPQEVSLMDVRKELNFCKKVGLPVIGVVENMSGFVCPKCKHESQIFPPTTGGAIKMAADMGVPFLGKLPLDPRIGWCCDRGKSFLSEVPDSPAATAYQEIIQKIIDACTGSSPTTSSDRTVDVER; from the exons ATGGCGTTGGTGAAGCATAAGATCCTGGTGCTGTCAGGGAAGGGCGGAGTAGGCAAGAGCACCTTCACTGCTCACCTTGCTTACGGTCTGGCCGCTGATGAGAACCgacag GTTGGTGTGTTGGACATAGACATATGCGGGCCGTCCATCCCCAAGGTGATGGGAGTGGAAGGGGAGCAGGTGCATCAGAGCGGGTCAGGATGGTCCcctgtg TATGTTGATGATAACCTGTGTGTGATGTCAGTGGGGTTTCTCCTCTCAAGCCCTGATGAAGCTGTCATATGGAGAGGACCTAAAAAAAATG GTATGATAAAGCAGTTTCTGAGAGATGTTGACTGGGGGGAGGTGGACTATCTCATAGTGGACACACCCCCTGGGACGTCAGACGAGCACCTGTCGATCGTCCAATACCTGAGCAGTACACACGTCGATGGGGCTGTTGTTATAACAACGCCACAAGAGGTGTCACTGATGGATGTAAGGAAAGAATTAAACTTTTGTAAAAAAGTGGGTCTGCCTGTGATTGGAGTTGTGGAGAATATGAGTGGTTTCGTGTGCCCCAAGTGCAAA CACGAGTCTCAGATATTCCCTCCAACAACGGGGGGTGCAATCAAGATGGCGGCTGATATGGGTGTGCCCTTCCTCGGCAAATTACCCCTCGATCCTCGGATTGGCTGGTGTTGTGATCGGGGCAAGTCCTTCCTGAGTGAAGTACCAGACTCTCCAGCAGCTACGGCCTACCAGGAGATCATTCAGA AGATCATTGACGCTTGTACTGGAAGTTCTCCCACAACAAGCTCAGATAGAACTGTGGATGTTGAAAGATAA